A stretch of the Marinobacter sp. JH2 genome encodes the following:
- the rsfS gene encoding ribosome silencing factor produces MQAEQLKDLVVNALEDIKAQDISVVDVRDRTSVTDFMVLASGTSSRHVKSLADSVVIEAKEQGMRANNVEGAPGSDWILVDLGDVVVHLMLPAAREFYDLERFWRDAPEAGAAGSE; encoded by the coding sequence ATGCAGGCAGAACAACTGAAAGATCTGGTCGTAAACGCGCTGGAAGACATCAAGGCGCAAGACATCAGCGTGGTTGATGTTCGTGATCGTACCAGCGTTACTGATTTTATGGTTCTCGCATCGGGTACTTCTAGCCGGCACGTGAAATCACTGGCTGATTCCGTGGTTATCGAGGCAAAAGAGCAGGGAATGCGAGCCAATAACGTAGAAGGTGCGCCGGGCAGCGACTGGATTCTTGTCGATCTGGGCGATGTGGTTGTGCATCTGATGCTGCCAGCAGCCCGGGAATTCTACGACCTGGAACGCTTCTGGCGTGATGCGCCAGAAGCTGGTGCGGCAGGCAGCGAGTAA
- the nadD gene encoding nicotinate-nucleotide adenylyltransferase produces the protein MHVIYGGTFDPIHHGHLRLALEVADALQVQQVDLVPCHIPPHRGDTSATSAQRLEMIQLALAGESKLRVDDRELQRAGASYTADTLRQLRQELGPAKPLVMVVGTDAFASFDQWREWKDIPALAHIVVVKRPGSDLPAGSAASCLLEERRAVTEKDLWQAPAGKILEFDAPLIEISATGIRQRISGELSPRYLLPDSVLQRIHEQGLYGACPDRNF, from the coding sequence ATGCACGTTATTTACGGCGGAACCTTCGACCCGATCCACCACGGACATCTGAGATTGGCGCTGGAAGTGGCAGACGCGTTGCAGGTGCAGCAAGTGGATCTGGTACCTTGCCACATACCGCCTCATCGAGGTGATACCAGCGCAACCTCCGCTCAGCGGCTCGAGATGATTCAGCTTGCGCTTGCTGGCGAATCGAAGTTGCGTGTTGATGACCGGGAATTGCAGCGCGCCGGGGCATCCTACACCGCCGATACGCTGCGGCAACTGCGACAGGAGCTGGGCCCTGCAAAGCCTTTGGTGATGGTGGTAGGCACCGATGCCTTCGCCAGCTTTGATCAGTGGCGAGAGTGGAAGGATATTCCGGCCTTGGCGCACATCGTAGTAGTTAAACGGCCGGGGTCGGATTTGCCGGCCGGGAGTGCAGCCAGCTGCCTGCTTGAAGAGCGCCGTGCAGTAACCGAAAAAGATCTGTGGCAGGCCCCTGCCGGAAAAATTCTGGAGTTTGACGCACCGTTAATCGAGATATCAGCAACTGGGATTCGCCAACGAATTTCTGGCGAACTTTCACCTCGTTACCTTCTACCCGATTCGGTGTTGCAGAGAATTCATGAGCAAGGCCTTTATGGTGCCTGCCCTGACAGAAACTTTTAG